The Gallus gallus isolate bGalGal1 chromosome 28, bGalGal1.mat.broiler.GRCg7b, whole genome shotgun sequence genome has a segment encoding these proteins:
- the LOC107055376 gene encoding TINCR ubiquitin domain containing, giving the protein MDTLRRSLSRWKRYHIKVHLADEDLMMPLTVKPRDTVMDLRAYLVREGVTSWKKTFYYNSRQLEEHETLKAANIQNGSVLLLVSNKR; this is encoded by the exons ATGGACACACTGCGAAGAAGCCTTTCTCGCTGGAAGAGGTACCACATTAAGGTGCACTTGGCTGATGAGGACCTGATGATGCCGCTGACCGTCAAGCCCAGAGACACAGTGATGGACCTACGGGCTTACCTAGTACGGGAGGGCGTCACTTcctggaagaaaacattttattacaaCTCCAGGCAGCTTGAAGAGCATGAGACTTTGAAAGCAGCCAATATCCAGAACGGCTCAGTCCTGCTTCTTGTCAGCAACAAAAG ATAA